Proteins encoded in a region of the Stieleria neptunia genome:
- a CDS encoding serine/threonine protein kinase, whose product MNDPTIQYPIHQPSSSVDPWHASEQSESESQSDGWKGRVIGEYEIQRLIGQGAYGHVYHAMHRWLKLPVAIKVLQHVDTNDRQSLDRFQREAQIAARLRHPNLVRCTDGGIVGEKTFLVTDFVDGVDLRTLVRRLGPLTVAEASEIIRQTAVALQFIVDNHTIHRDIKPANIMLDSTGNVRVLDLGLARCAITGETLTETGQIMGTLDYIAPEQAVDSRHVDFRADLYSLGCTFYFLLTGQAPFSSSENSSLASKILAHLESDPPPIKQFRRDVPRPLIALINQMLDKSPELRPDSFRSVCGALAPYAQRDNLEGLLTRTGDHANRTGRQAPKRVSRWAEQMVEGITAAVITLLRFTLVVLGFLDRKSRRTGQKPSYHFSFRWLKSAMALGALGFVIWFSGIEIVPAESFTGSLFETRTNEPSSIKHSPFTPVQSPTHGQPPTGEALPQTHRPPHLQPPHLQPPAHPRQPHGPVPPRPPAPSQGVQYNEYQ is encoded by the coding sequence GTGAATGATCCAACCATTCAGTATCCAATCCATCAACCGTCCAGCAGCGTTGATCCCTGGCACGCCTCAGAGCAATCGGAATCGGAGTCGCAATCAGACGGTTGGAAAGGGCGGGTGATTGGCGAGTACGAAATTCAACGTTTGATTGGCCAAGGTGCGTACGGGCATGTCTACCACGCCATGCATCGATGGCTGAAGCTGCCGGTCGCGATCAAGGTTCTGCAGCACGTCGACACGAATGATCGACAGTCGCTGGATCGGTTTCAACGAGAGGCGCAAATCGCAGCGCGGCTCCGCCATCCCAATCTGGTGAGATGTACCGACGGTGGCATTGTCGGGGAAAAGACGTTTCTGGTCACCGATTTCGTTGACGGAGTCGACTTGAGAACCCTCGTGCGACGGCTTGGCCCTCTCACGGTGGCGGAGGCCAGTGAGATCATCCGCCAGACTGCCGTTGCGCTGCAATTCATTGTCGACAACCACACCATCCATCGCGACATCAAGCCGGCGAACATCATGCTGGACAGCACTGGAAACGTGCGCGTGTTGGACCTGGGGCTGGCACGATGTGCGATCACCGGAGAAACACTCACCGAAACCGGTCAGATCATGGGGACGCTCGATTACATAGCGCCCGAACAGGCCGTCGATTCTCGTCATGTTGACTTTCGAGCCGACCTCTACAGCCTTGGGTGCACGTTCTATTTCCTCTTGACCGGCCAAGCGCCTTTCTCGAGCTCTGAGAACTCATCGCTGGCGTCAAAGATCTTGGCTCATCTGGAGTCGGATCCGCCGCCGATCAAACAGTTTCGTCGCGATGTGCCTCGACCACTGATCGCCCTGATTAACCAGATGCTCGACAAGTCGCCCGAGCTTCGGCCTGATTCATTTCGGTCTGTATGCGGTGCGCTTGCGCCGTATGCTCAACGCGACAATCTTGAGGGACTGTTGACCAGGACGGGCGATCACGCAAATCGAACCGGTCGCCAGGCACCCAAACGCGTTTCGAGGTGGGCGGAACAGATGGTGGAAGGCATCACCGCGGCGGTGATCACACTGCTGCGGTTCACATTGGTCGTTCTCGGATTCCTTGATCGCAAGTCGCGTCGTACCGGTCAAAAACCGAGCTATCATTTCAGTTTTCGATGGCTCAAGTCTGCCATGGCATTGGGTGCTTTGGGTTTCGTGATCTGGTTCTCGGGGATCGAAATCGTTCCCGCCGAAAGCTTCACAGGATCACTGTTTGAGACCCGAACGAATGAACCCTCGTCGATCAAGCATTCGCCTTTCACGCCCGTGCAGTCACCGACGCATGGCCAACCTCCGACTGGCGAGGCGTTACCGCAGACACACCGACCGCCCCACTTGCAGCCGCCCCACTTGCAGCCGCCGGCACATCCGCGCCAGCCACACGGCCCCGTGCCTCCGCGGCCTCCCGCACCATCCCAAGGCGTGCAATACAACGAGTATCAATGA
- a CDS encoding sulfatase family protein, which translates to MMRNDIPLRQWRANAVRPRSDWPATFVVLLLVVVAGSIGRGRSCNAAETPPNIVLVFIDDMGWGDFSSFGNDDAVTPNIDRLAAEGIRFEQFYVNSPICSPSRVAISTGQYPQRWRITSYLNNRKSNQERGMAQWLDPKAPMLARSLSQAGYATGHFGKWHMGGQRDVNDAPPITDYGFDASLTNFEGMGPKLLPLTLKPGDKQPGRIWDRAESLGEGYRWMLRSEITSGFVDAAVSFIDQAAAAEKPFYINLWPDDVHSPYWPPVETWGDGSMRRLYLSVLESMDKQFGALFDRIRNDESLRNNTLILICSDNGPQPGAGEAGPFRGYKTHLYEGGVRSPLVAWGPKILKKQNHVDSTSVFAAIDLVPTLLELTGTPRPEGVNFDGEALVGTLLGEGGSRAAPIFFRRPPDRDTFYGEDDLPDLAVRSGKWKLLCEYDGSDPQLYNLETDRSEKSNVASQHTEVVATLTEKLIRWHESMPADNGATYRNKPKRPKR; encoded by the coding sequence ATGATGCGAAATGATATTCCCCTTCGTCAGTGGCGTGCAAATGCTGTGCGTCCGCGGTCGGATTGGCCAGCGACATTCGTCGTGCTGCTGCTGGTTGTCGTTGCCGGTTCGATCGGCAGGGGCAGATCATGCAACGCGGCGGAGACACCCCCGAACATCGTCCTGGTCTTCATCGACGACATGGGCTGGGGAGATTTTTCGAGCTTTGGCAACGATGACGCGGTGACTCCGAACATCGACCGGCTCGCGGCCGAGGGGATTCGATTTGAGCAGTTTTATGTCAACTCGCCGATCTGTTCTCCGTCGCGAGTGGCGATTTCGACCGGGCAGTATCCGCAGCGTTGGCGGATCACGTCGTACCTGAACAACCGCAAAAGCAACCAAGAGCGCGGCATGGCGCAGTGGCTGGATCCCAAAGCTCCGATGCTGGCTCGATCACTGAGCCAAGCGGGATACGCGACCGGCCATTTCGGAAAATGGCACATGGGCGGCCAGCGAGACGTCAACGATGCGCCGCCGATTACCGACTATGGTTTTGATGCGTCGCTGACCAATTTTGAAGGCATGGGACCGAAACTGCTTCCGTTGACGTTGAAACCCGGCGACAAGCAGCCGGGGCGAATCTGGGATCGTGCCGAAAGCCTGGGCGAAGGGTATCGATGGATGCTTCGGTCGGAGATCACGTCGGGCTTCGTGGATGCAGCGGTCTCGTTCATCGACCAAGCCGCGGCGGCAGAAAAACCGTTCTACATCAATCTGTGGCCCGACGACGTCCACTCGCCGTATTGGCCACCGGTGGAAACCTGGGGCGACGGTTCGATGCGGCGTCTGTACCTGTCCGTACTCGAATCCATGGACAAGCAATTCGGAGCGTTGTTCGATCGCATTCGCAACGACGAGTCTTTACGAAACAACACGCTGATCCTGATTTGTTCCGACAACGGGCCACAACCGGGTGCCGGGGAAGCCGGGCCATTTCGAGGTTACAAGACGCATCTGTACGAAGGCGGCGTGCGGTCGCCGTTAGTCGCTTGGGGGCCAAAGATCCTGAAGAAGCAGAACCACGTGGACAGCACCTCGGTGTTCGCCGCGATCGATCTGGTTCCGACGCTGTTGGAATTGACCGGCACGCCGCGACCGGAGGGCGTCAATTTCGACGGCGAAGCACTCGTCGGCACGCTGCTTGGCGAAGGCGGTTCGCGGGCCGCGCCGATCTTCTTCCGCCGGCCGCCCGATCGCGACACGTTTTATGGCGAAGACGACTTGCCGGATCTGGCCGTTCGATCGGGCAAGTGGAAATTGCTGTGCGAATATGACGGCTCGGATCCGCAACTGTACAACCTGGAAACCGATCGCTCGGAGAAGAGCAACGTTGCGTCACAGCACACGGAGGTCGTGGCAACGTTGACGGAAAAGCTGATCCGGTGGCACGAGTCGATGCCCGCAGACAACGGCGCCACGTATCGGAACAAACCGAAACGCCCCAAAAGGTGA
- a CDS encoding HpcH/HpaI aldolase family protein: MRDVVIDANVASDQQRRVRDCGMMRIGTRIIDFGEQTSMKMHWIDKQRLRRETLAGTFLNLGSATAVEIVADVGFDWLLIDLEHGSGSLADLRGMLLACRGGDAAPVVRLRSVDPDTVKFVMDSGAAGIMFPYVSSVDEARRAVRCMKYPPLGRRGVAGVIRATDYGRNWKPYFDEANDKSLAIVQIETPEAVEAAEEIAAVEGVDVLFVGPLDLSVNLGHPADFGHPSVTQALQHVVECCQRQGKSAGILTKDGLVRQHKEQGFRLLAYGSDSGAVISGMQSYLTELRE; the protein is encoded by the coding sequence ATGAGAGATGTTGTCATCGATGCGAACGTCGCATCGGATCAGCAGCGCCGGGTCCGCGATTGCGGTATGATGCGAATCGGCACCAGGATCATTGATTTCGGCGAGCAAACCAGTATGAAGATGCACTGGATCGACAAACAACGATTGCGGCGTGAAACACTTGCCGGCACGTTTCTGAATTTGGGTTCCGCGACGGCCGTCGAGATTGTCGCCGACGTCGGCTTTGATTGGCTGTTGATCGATCTTGAACACGGCTCTGGTTCGCTGGCGGACCTGCGTGGGATGCTCCTGGCCTGTCGCGGCGGCGATGCCGCGCCGGTCGTGCGGCTTCGTTCGGTCGACCCCGACACCGTCAAATTTGTGATGGACAGCGGCGCCGCCGGGATCATGTTCCCCTACGTCAGTTCGGTCGATGAAGCTCGCCGGGCGGTCCGCTGCATGAAGTACCCGCCCTTGGGCCGCCGTGGCGTGGCCGGTGTGATCCGTGCGACCGACTACGGTCGAAACTGGAAGCCGTACTTTGACGAGGCAAACGATAAGAGTCTTGCCATCGTTCAAATCGAAACGCCCGAAGCCGTCGAAGCGGCCGAGGAGATCGCGGCGGTCGAAGGGGTGGACGTGTTGTTCGTCGGCCCGCTGGATCTTTCGGTCAACCTGGGACATCCGGCCGACTTCGGCCACCCCAGTGTCACCCAGGCGTTGCAGCACGTCGTCGAATGTTGTCAGCGGCAAGGCAAATCGGCGGGAATCCTGACCAAGGACGGACTCGTCCGACAGCACAAAGAACAGGGGTTCCGGCTACTCGCCTACGGATCCGACTCGGGCGCCGTCATCAGCGGCATGCAGAGTTATCTAACGGAGCTTCGTGAGTAA
- a CDS encoding alkyl sulfatase dimerization domain-containing protein: MEGINQGLTPDELVESVQLPESLAGKDYLQPFYGHPQWGIRSVFNGYLGWFDGNASNLFPLPPKAEAMRVAKLAGGTDKLLAAAKTALAEDDDQWAAQLADHLLAINKDDSDAKQTKADALTKLARKMVNATARNYYLTVARELREE; encoded by the coding sequence GTGGAAGGCATCAATCAGGGCCTGACGCCCGACGAACTGGTCGAGTCGGTGCAACTTCCCGAGTCGCTGGCCGGCAAGGACTATTTGCAGCCGTTTTATGGTCATCCCCAGTGGGGCATCCGCTCCGTCTTCAATGGATACCTTGGTTGGTTCGACGGCAACGCATCGAACCTGTTCCCGTTGCCGCCGAAGGCTGAAGCGATGCGGGTCGCAAAGCTGGCCGGCGGAACGGACAAACTCTTGGCCGCTGCCAAAACCGCACTCGCCGAGGACGACGACCAATGGGCTGCCCAGCTTGCCGATCATTTGTTGGCCATCAACAAAGACGACAGCGATGCGAAGCAGACCAAAGCCGACGCGCTGACAAAGCTCGCTCGAAAGATGGTCAATGCGACGGCCAGGAACTACTACCTCACGGTCGCTCGCGAGCTTCGTGAAGAGTAA
- a CDS encoding efflux RND transporter permease subunit translates to MIDRFAQHPTLANLLMLMFIIAGLFALPKLERETFPEFSATEIQIRILYRGATAEEVEEAVCQRVEDAIDGVENVKEVRSDAQEGVAVVTVEMRDGADIAVFQDDIESEVEAITEFPADVEDPVITQIGRTEPVMVLLVSGPLSTGDLKIYCEGLKDRLQQVPQVSLVELEGFSDRQLRVELSDEALRRYGLTAAEIARVIARQGIDLPAGSLETRENEVLLRFVEQRRTPEELEELVIKGTRGGAEIRLRDLGQVVDVFEDEEVKSLLGSERAGVLRIEKTKTQDAIRVTTAVREFLELERQRQPLLDLVVVNDMSTLIRDRLQLVLKNAVQGIILVFCTLWMFFNLRMSFWVVMSLPVSFLGALFLMPMLGLTINMITLVAMLLATGILMDDGIVISENIARHLSLGKPAMRAAIDGVKEVSGGVVSSFLTTICVLGPLASLSGFIGKVLEVIPMVLILVLAVSLIEAFIILPAHLGHSLGHTGLDRPGRLRRGIDQVLEWLRESVTGRCVDLAIRWRYLFLGSLAALFVVSLALVVSGIVPFQGFPTTEGEIVEARILLPQGTPVDRTEEIVQRISAGLEEVNRRFTPDQPGGRDLVETVQVQFGTNADAFESGPHVATVTADLLSPENRATRIDAVIHAWREAVGRLPDVISVTYGEASFGPAGRPIEIRFQSADLGDAKQAAQQALAFFDQYKGVYNLTDDLRPGKQEYRIRLDGGAVGLGLDATTIADQVRAAFQGTTADEIQVGSEAYEIFARLNASDRDSLADFNDFHVVLADGSRVPLSAVAKIEVATGWSRIARLDGRRTVTLIGEVDTRVANTASLMGLFRRDAVAEIEQQHPGVDIQIEGESQESAETGNSMMQAFVLGLLGVFVILSYQFESWTEPLIVMAAIPLALIGVIWGHLITGNALSIPSVLGFVSLAGVVVNDSILLVLFLKQERTTGADVEDSARRASRLRFRAILLTSATTIAGLTPLLFETSRQAQVLIPLAVSVCFGLLSSTVLVLIAIPAAYVALADFGLVTQTTQKPEDQQEMV, encoded by the coding sequence ATGATTGATCGATTCGCGCAGCATCCCACGTTAGCCAACCTGCTGATGCTGATGTTCATCATCGCGGGCTTGTTCGCATTGCCGAAACTGGAACGCGAGACCTTTCCGGAGTTTTCCGCCACGGAAATCCAGATCCGCATCCTTTATCGCGGGGCGACCGCCGAGGAGGTTGAGGAGGCGGTTTGCCAGCGCGTCGAAGACGCAATCGACGGAGTGGAAAACGTCAAAGAAGTCCGCTCGGATGCCCAGGAGGGCGTTGCCGTTGTCACGGTCGAAATGCGTGACGGCGCCGACATCGCGGTGTTTCAGGACGACATCGAATCGGAGGTCGAAGCGATCACCGAGTTTCCCGCCGATGTCGAAGATCCGGTGATCACACAGATCGGACGGACCGAACCCGTCATGGTTCTGCTCGTTTCCGGTCCGCTCTCGACGGGAGACCTAAAAATCTACTGCGAGGGCTTGAAAGATCGTTTGCAACAAGTGCCTCAAGTGTCGCTGGTGGAACTGGAGGGGTTTTCCGACCGTCAGCTCCGCGTTGAATTGTCCGATGAAGCGTTGCGACGTTACGGGCTGACGGCGGCGGAGATCGCCCGCGTCATTGCACGGCAAGGGATCGATCTGCCGGCCGGATCGTTGGAAACGCGGGAGAACGAAGTGCTGTTGCGGTTTGTCGAACAACGCCGCACGCCGGAGGAGTTGGAGGAGTTGGTCATCAAGGGCACCCGCGGCGGAGCGGAAATCCGGCTGCGCGATCTCGGCCAGGTCGTCGATGTGTTCGAGGACGAAGAGGTCAAGAGTTTGCTCGGGAGCGAGCGGGCCGGTGTGCTGCGGATCGAAAAGACGAAAACACAAGACGCCATCCGAGTCACCACGGCGGTGCGTGAGTTCCTTGAACTCGAGCGCCAGCGTCAGCCGCTCTTGGACCTGGTCGTGGTCAACGACATGTCGACGTTGATCCGCGATCGACTGCAACTGGTCCTCAAGAATGCCGTGCAAGGAATTATCCTGGTGTTCTGCACGCTGTGGATGTTCTTCAACCTGCGAATGTCGTTCTGGGTGGTGATGAGTCTGCCGGTGTCCTTTCTCGGCGCGCTGTTTTTAATGCCGATGCTGGGCTTGACCATCAACATGATCACGCTGGTGGCGATGCTGCTGGCAACGGGCATTCTGATGGACGACGGGATCGTCATCTCGGAGAACATCGCGCGGCATCTGAGTCTCGGCAAGCCGGCCATGCGGGCCGCGATCGACGGCGTGAAAGAAGTTTCTGGCGGTGTGGTTTCCTCGTTCCTGACGACGATCTGTGTGCTCGGACCGCTGGCGTCGCTGTCCGGGTTCATCGGCAAGGTACTGGAAGTCATCCCGATGGTGTTGATTCTGGTGCTGGCGGTCAGTCTGATTGAAGCGTTCATTATCCTGCCGGCCCACCTTGGTCACTCGCTCGGACACACGGGGCTGGATCGGCCCGGCCGTCTCCGTCGCGGAATCGATCAGGTGCTCGAGTGGCTCCGCGAATCCGTGACCGGCAGGTGCGTCGATTTGGCGATCCGCTGGCGGTATCTGTTTCTGGGCAGCCTGGCGGCCTTGTTTGTGGTTTCGCTGGCACTGGTCGTCAGCGGTATTGTGCCGTTCCAAGGCTTTCCCACCACCGAAGGCGAGATCGTTGAGGCGCGGATTCTGTTGCCGCAAGGCACGCCGGTGGACCGCACCGAAGAGATCGTGCAACGAATCTCGGCCGGCTTGGAAGAGGTCAACCGACGCTTCACGCCCGACCAGCCAGGCGGCAGGGACTTGGTCGAAACCGTTCAAGTCCAGTTCGGGACCAATGCCGATGCGTTTGAATCCGGTCCGCACGTGGCGACGGTGACGGCCGACCTGTTGAGTCCCGAGAATCGCGCCACCCGAATCGATGCGGTGATTCATGCATGGCGGGAAGCTGTCGGACGACTCCCTGACGTGATCAGCGTCACCTACGGCGAAGCGAGCTTCGGCCCCGCCGGGCGGCCGATTGAAATTCGATTTCAGAGTGCAGATCTGGGCGACGCCAAGCAGGCGGCGCAGCAGGCGCTGGCGTTTTTCGATCAGTACAAGGGCGTGTACAACCTGACGGATGATCTGCGGCCTGGGAAGCAAGAGTACCGGATTCGGTTGGATGGCGGCGCGGTCGGGCTGGGCCTGGACGCGACGACGATTGCCGATCAGGTACGGGCTGCGTTTCAGGGGACCACCGCCGACGAGATTCAAGTCGGTTCGGAAGCGTACGAAATCTTCGCCCGTCTGAACGCATCGGATCGCGACAGTCTGGCCGACTTCAACGATTTTCACGTCGTGTTGGCTGACGGCAGTCGTGTGCCGCTCTCGGCGGTTGCCAAAATCGAAGTCGCCACGGGCTGGTCGCGGATTGCCCGACTGGACGGCCGCCGCACGGTGACCTTGATCGGCGAAGTCGATACGCGGGTGGCGAACACGGCCAGTCTGATGGGCCTTTTTCGACGAGACGCGGTCGCGGAGATTGAACAACAACATCCCGGCGTTGACATTCAGATCGAAGGTGAGTCACAGGAGTCCGCCGAGACCGGGAACTCCATGATGCAGGCTTTTGTGCTGGGGCTGCTCGGTGTGTTCGTCATCCTCAGTTACCAGTTTGAAAGTTGGACTGAGCCGCTGATCGTGATGGCGGCGATTCCGCTGGCCTTGATCGGCGTCATCTGGGGGCACCTGATCACCGGCAACGCGCTTTCGATTCCCAGCGTCCTCGGATTTGTCTCGTTGGCCGGAGTGGTCGTGAACGATTCGATCCTGCTGGTGCTGTTTTTAAAACAGGAACGTACCACCGGAGCTGACGTGGAAGACTCCGCACGTCGCGCCAGTCGGCTCCGCTTTCGCGCCATCCTGCTCACCTCGGCCACCACCATCGCCGGACTAACGCCGCTGCTGTTCGAAACCAGCCGCCAAGCACAGGTGCTGATTCCGCTGGCCGTCAGCGTTTGCTTCGGCCTGCTCAGTTCGACGGTTCTCGTGCTGATCGCAATCCCCGCCGCCTATGTCGCCCTCGCCGATTTCGGATTGGTCACCCAGACGACGCAGAAACCAGAGGACCAGCAAGAAATGGTATGA
- a CDS encoding efflux RND transporter periplasmic adaptor subunit, translating into MKRAGRRLLLVPPLLVGVAIAVWIVGNRPQPEREVADEASRMLRIIEVPVVDVLPQVVGYGTATPGKTWQAVAQVDGQIVEVHPELESGSFVSKNQLLLKIDPTEYQYAVAQLEAEILQAKALIEELTRTEENLQASLKIEREALSVTQREMERSEQLLARDAISQTDVDAQQRSVLTQQQRLQEQTSALNLLPARKLSQQANLELKQAQLAQAQLDLKHTEIRAPFDCRLGTVTLDVDQYVGTGQSLFEAYSNDLVEVEAQTPMREVRRLIRNPTGRAALEEITMQRVRDIFDVQAIVEMASTDIPARWSARFMRVRESLDPQTRSLSMVVGVDDPYEQVVPGVRPPLLQGTYCRVTFTGQAWPGQVIVPRHALHDGHVYVLDGEQRLRRQLVEVEFQQGEFAVISSGLVGGETLVVSDPRPAIAGMLVEPVTDHPLRERLIAGARGTDAGSPPPLPEQRRSEVEGSEVEGSEVEGSEVEGSDVEGSEVGGSDD; encoded by the coding sequence GTGAAGCGAGCTGGACGACGGTTGCTATTGGTTCCTCCGCTACTGGTGGGCGTGGCGATCGCCGTCTGGATCGTGGGCAACCGCCCGCAGCCGGAGCGTGAGGTCGCCGACGAAGCATCGCGGATGCTGCGGATCATCGAAGTTCCTGTGGTTGACGTGCTGCCGCAAGTGGTCGGTTACGGAACGGCCACTCCGGGAAAAACATGGCAGGCCGTTGCGCAGGTGGACGGTCAGATTGTCGAGGTTCATCCCGAGCTTGAATCCGGTTCGTTCGTCAGCAAGAACCAATTGCTGCTGAAGATCGATCCGACGGAATATCAATATGCGGTCGCTCAGTTGGAGGCGGAAATCCTGCAGGCGAAGGCGCTGATCGAAGAGCTAACGCGGACCGAAGAAAACCTGCAAGCGTCATTGAAGATCGAGCGAGAGGCGCTGAGCGTGACGCAGCGCGAGATGGAACGCAGTGAACAACTTCTTGCACGCGACGCAATCTCGCAAACCGATGTCGACGCTCAACAGCGATCCGTCCTGACGCAACAGCAGCGGCTTCAGGAACAAACCAGCGCGTTGAACCTTTTGCCGGCTCGGAAGCTAAGCCAGCAAGCCAATCTGGAACTCAAGCAGGCCCAGTTGGCACAGGCGCAATTGGACCTGAAGCACACAGAGATTCGCGCGCCGTTCGATTGCCGGTTGGGCACGGTGACGCTGGACGTCGACCAGTACGTCGGAACGGGACAGTCGCTGTTCGAAGCGTACAGCAACGACCTGGTCGAGGTGGAAGCGCAGACGCCGATGCGCGAGGTGCGACGGCTGATTCGCAATCCGACCGGCAGGGCTGCGTTGGAGGAAATCACGATGCAGCGTGTGCGGGACATTTTCGACGTGCAAGCGATCGTCGAGATGGCTTCCACGGACATCCCGGCTCGCTGGTCGGCGAGATTCATGCGTGTGCGGGAGTCGCTCGATCCTCAAACTCGCAGCTTGAGCATGGTGGTGGGTGTCGACGATCCCTATGAGCAAGTGGTACCGGGGGTCAGGCCGCCGTTGCTGCAGGGCACGTACTGCCGGGTGACGTTCACGGGACAAGCTTGGCCTGGCCAAGTGATCGTTCCCCGACATGCCCTTCACGATGGCCATGTCTATGTGCTCGACGGCGAGCAACGTTTGCGTCGGCAGCTGGTGGAGGTCGAGTTTCAACAGGGAGAATTCGCCGTCATCAGTAGCGGGCTGGTCGGCGGAGAGACGCTGGTGGTCTCCGATCCCAGGCCGGCCATCGCGGGCATGCTGGTCGAACCGGTAACGGATCATCCACTGCGTGAGCGACTGATCGCCGGCGCCCGCGGCACCGATGCGGGTTCGCCGCCGCCATTGCCGGAGCAACGGCGCAGTGAAGTCGAAGGCAGTGAAGTCGAAGGCAGTGAAGTCGAAGGCAGTGAAGTCGAAGGCAGTGACGTCGAAGGCAGTGAAGTCGGAGGCAGCGATGATTGA
- a CDS encoding alkyl/aryl-sulfatase, whose amino-acid sequence MHIGLKTGVLLLSTVLVAARASGQTQVAPETALRMLNAQQQQFEKGIVKVSDRVFTAVGFHGANTSMIVGDDGVIIIDTLMGPTSAANAWKAFRAYSDKPVKAIIYTHSHGDHIGGASVFAGDETPDIYATATFGSAEGVTQAVGAAKQKRGARQFGRNLSPSESTNRGVAPSGTIDHDRGKGFLPPTVTVPSGGLKTTIAGVEIEFHLGPGETDDALFVWLPKEKVLLAGDNFYSSFPNLYAIRGTAYRDVLSWSESVAKMAELKPHAVVPGHTMPIIGEETATEALEDYSEAIRSVYEQTVRGINAGKGPDQLAHEVELPGHLKDRPYLIEFYGSVPHAVRAIYSGLLGWYDGNPTTLNPLEPRMKAKKMAELAGGTQKLTAQMEAALANDDFQWALELSDHVKWLDDADRELARKVKIKALRGLGAREYNAPNRNYYFSYANELESGQLSDLWF is encoded by the coding sequence ATGCACATAGGTTTAAAAACAGGCGTTCTGTTGCTGAGCACCGTACTGGTTGCCGCACGTGCCAGCGGACAGACACAGGTTGCCCCCGAGACGGCACTGCGGATGCTCAATGCGCAGCAGCAACAATTCGAGAAAGGCATTGTCAAAGTCTCCGACAGAGTTTTTACCGCCGTCGGGTTTCACGGGGCGAACACGTCGATGATCGTGGGAGACGACGGAGTGATCATCATTGACACGTTGATGGGACCGACCAGCGCCGCGAACGCGTGGAAGGCATTCCGCGCCTACAGCGACAAACCGGTCAAGGCGATCATTTACACCCACAGCCACGGCGATCACATCGGCGGAGCGAGCGTTTTTGCGGGCGATGAAACGCCCGACATCTATGCCACGGCGACCTTCGGTTCGGCCGAAGGCGTGACCCAAGCAGTCGGTGCAGCCAAGCAAAAGCGAGGTGCACGACAGTTTGGACGCAATCTCTCACCGAGTGAGAGCACCAATCGCGGCGTTGCTCCTTCCGGAACCATCGATCACGACCGCGGCAAAGGGTTTCTTCCCCCGACGGTCACCGTTCCCAGCGGCGGTCTGAAAACGACGATCGCGGGCGTCGAGATCGAATTCCATCTCGGACCGGGCGAAACCGACGATGCACTGTTCGTCTGGCTGCCGAAGGAAAAGGTGCTGTTGGCGGGCGACAATTTCTACAGCTCGTTTCCCAACCTGTATGCGATTCGGGGCACGGCCTATCGCGATGTGCTCAGTTGGTCCGAGAGCGTTGCGAAGATGGCCGAGCTGAAGCCACACGCTGTGGTTCCCGGTCACACGATGCCGATCATCGGAGAAGAAACGGCCACGGAAGCGTTGGAGGATTACAGCGAAGCGATTCGCAGTGTGTATGAGCAAACGGTTCGAGGCATCAACGCTGGGAAGGGGCCCGACCAACTCGCACACGAAGTCGAACTTCCCGGGCATCTGAAAGACAGACCGTATTTGATCGAATTCTATGGCTCGGTGCCCCATGCGGTACGAGCCATCTATTCAGGGCTATTGGGCTGGTACGACGGCAATCCGACAACGTTGAATCCGCTTGAGCCCAGGATGAAAGCGAAAAAAATGGCCGAATTGGCCGGTGGGACGCAAAAACTGACGGCCCAGATGGAAGCCGCTTTGGCGAACGACGACTTCCAATGGGCGTTGGAACTTTCCGATCACGTAAAATGGCTGGACGATGCCGACAGGGAACTCGCCCGCAAAGTGAAGATCAAGGCGCTGCGAGGCCTGGGGGCACGCGAGTACAACGCTCCGAACCGCAACTACTACTTCAGCTATGCTAATGAGCTTGAATCGGGGCAGTTGAGCGATCTGTGGTTTTAA
- a CDS encoding MarR family winged helix-turn-helix transcriptional regulator, giving the protein MHFDSESSPGFAIGRVAHLIRSGMAAVLKSAGWPFSPEETQTLITLSDAGQPLSMNELAARMIRDPTTVKRQLDRLVEQKFVERSVSSDDARVVMVGLTRRGEQRLQTVLPLLDDLRKTALKGIAKSELNATQNVLQKMQKNLTNQLSKRKDL; this is encoded by the coding sequence ATGCACTTTGATTCCGAATCGTCGCCCGGGTTCGCGATCGGCCGTGTCGCCCACCTGATTCGCTCCGGGATGGCAGCGGTGTTGAAGAGCGCCGGTTGGCCGTTCTCACCCGAGGAAACGCAGACGCTGATCACTTTGTCAGACGCCGGCCAGCCGCTGAGCATGAACGAGTTGGCAGCTCGGATGATTCGCGATCCGACGACGGTGAAACGCCAGCTGGATCGACTCGTTGAACAGAAGTTTGTCGAGCGGAGCGTCTCGAGCGACGACGCACGCGTTGTGATGGTCGGTTTGACTCGCCGCGGCGAACAGAGACTTCAAACGGTCCTCCCCTTATTGGACGACCTTCGGAAAACTGCGCTCAAGGGCATTGCAAAGTCGGAATTGAATGCGACGCAAAACGTTCTGCAGAAGATGCAGAAGAACTTAACGAACCAACTTTCTAAGCGGAAGGATCTTTAA